The following proteins are encoded in a genomic region of Gammaproteobacteria bacterium:
- the rhlE gene encoding ATP-dependent RNA helicase RhlE, with product MSFSSLGLSETLLRAIAEQGYTSPTPIQSQAIPAVLAGRDLLAAAQTGTGKTAAFTLPLLQRLTEGGQANAQLGHTPRVLVLVPTRELAAQVSESVRVYGQHTGIRVAVVFGGVGVQPQVTALRQGIDILIATPGRLLDLVGQRHANLSRIDFLVLDEADRMLDMGFIHDLKRILGLLPKVRQSLLFSATFSEDIRKLAAGFLHQPLSIDVAPRNAPADLINQLVYHVPKTGKHGLLAHLLNVGRWGQTLVFTRTKHGANKLAEQLDRNGFQVAVIHSNKSQSARTRALADFKDDRVQILVATDIAARGLDIQQLPHVVNYELPHVPEDYVHRIGRTGRAGAGGEAVSLVCSDEAPQLRDIERLLGRKLPTQPVPEELLATIKTEPVPPLRTPPPQSMPRSKGRSASRRGLSNQPRRAL from the coding sequence CTCCCACCCCCATTCAATCGCAGGCCATCCCCGCTGTACTCGCCGGTCGCGACCTATTGGCTGCAGCTCAGACCGGTACCGGCAAAACCGCCGCGTTTACCTTACCCTTACTGCAACGTTTGACTGAAGGTGGACAGGCCAATGCCCAGTTGGGACACACCCCACGCGTACTGGTGCTAGTACCTACTCGAGAATTGGCCGCACAGGTGAGTGAGAGTGTGCGCGTGTATGGTCAACATACGGGTATACGAGTTGCGGTGGTATTTGGTGGGGTTGGGGTACAGCCGCAAGTGACGGCCCTGCGCCAAGGTATCGATATTCTGATCGCCACACCGGGACGCCTGTTGGACCTGGTGGGTCAACGCCATGCGAACCTCTCGCGTATTGATTTTTTGGTGTTGGATGAAGCGGATCGCATGCTTGATATGGGATTCATTCACGACCTCAAGCGCATTCTGGGATTGCTCCCCAAGGTTCGCCAAAGCCTATTGTTTTCTGCAACGTTCTCAGAGGATATTCGTAAACTTGCCGCAGGTTTTCTGCATCAGCCGTTGAGCATTGACGTGGCGCCACGTAATGCACCGGCGGATCTCATTAATCAATTGGTCTACCATGTCCCAAAGACCGGAAAACACGGGCTACTTGCCCACTTGTTGAATGTCGGACGCTGGGGGCAAACCCTGGTTTTTACCCGTACCAAGCACGGCGCCAACAAATTGGCGGAACAGCTTGATCGAAATGGTTTCCAAGTTGCGGTAATTCATAGCAACAAAAGTCAATCCGCACGGACGCGAGCACTGGCTGATTTCAAGGACGATCGAGTACAGATTTTGGTGGCGACAGATATTGCGGCGCGTGGCCTGGATATTCAACAGCTTCCCCATGTTGTTAATTACGAGCTTCCACACGTTCCTGAGGATTACGTGCATCGCATTGGCCGAACTGGTCGTGCTGGTGCCGGTGGAGAAGCGGTATCGTTGGTGTGTTCGGATGAAGCCCCACAATTGAGGGATATCGAGCGATTGCTCGGTCGGAAATTACCCACCCAACCCGTACCAGAGGAACTCCTCGCTACTATTAAAACCGAACCCGTGCCGCCATTACGGACGCCGCCCCCCCAATCAATGCCTCGTTCAAAAGGCCGCTCGGCCTCGCGCCGTGGCTTATCAAACCAGCCCCGCCGTGCGCTTTAA
- a CDS encoding hypothetical protein (Evidence 5 : Unknown function), giving the protein MANPEISSVEYQQGTLAGYELREYLLAKFERTCAYCGKKDVPLQIEHIQPKTLGGSDRASNLTVACRPCNEKKAAQPVEKFLAGKPDLLKKIKAQAKAPLRDAAAVNSARYALGNEIKAWGLPTSFWSGGRTKLNRVTQGYAKDHWIDAACVGETGAAVVIPPGLVPLQIKATGRGTHQTVKTDKFGFPRGGAGRCKRVFGFQTGDLVRLSQPSGKYAGDHPGRLAGIRTTGYFDIRSGDAKITARHQNFTLLQRSDGYEYSNVSGNVKGRRAG; this is encoded by the coding sequence ATGGCCAACCCGGAGATTTCTAGTGTCGAGTACCAGCAAGGGACATTGGCCGGGTACGAACTGCGGGAATACTTGCTGGCGAAGTTTGAGCGGACTTGTGCCTATTGCGGGAAGAAGGATGTACCTCTTCAGATTGAGCACATTCAACCCAAAACCCTTGGTGGTAGTGATCGGGCGTCCAATCTAACCGTTGCTTGCCGACCCTGCAACGAAAAGAAAGCAGCGCAACCTGTTGAGAAGTTTCTTGCTGGTAAACCTGACCTACTGAAAAAGATTAAAGCACAAGCCAAAGCACCATTACGCGACGCGGCAGCGGTAAATTCTGCACGTTACGCATTGGGCAACGAGATCAAAGCCTGGGGATTGCCTACCTCGTTCTGGTCAGGTGGACGAACCAAATTAAACCGCGTCACGCAGGGCTACGCAAAGGACCATTGGATTGATGCGGCTTGTGTTGGTGAAACTGGCGCGGCTGTCGTCATCCCGCCTGGACTTGTACCTCTACAAATTAAAGCCACAGGACGTGGCACGCACCAGACGGTAAAGACAGACAAGTTTGGATTTCCGCGTGGTGGTGCAGGTCGATGCAAACGGGTATTCGGGTTTCAGACGGGGGACCTGGTTCGTCTATCTCAACCCTCTGGAAAATATGCGGGAGACCATCCCGGGCGGTTGGCCGGAATCCGGACAACTGGTTACTTCGATATTCGCTCTGGCGATGCAAAAATTACCGCACGACACCAAAATTTTACCTTGCTACAAAGAAGCGATGGCTATGAATACAGTAACGTCAGCGGAAACGTCAAAGGCCGGCGGGCAGGCTGA
- a CDS encoding conserved exported hypothetical protein (Evidence 4 : Unknown function but conserved in other organisms), translated as MKMSRISLILGVSLLSAAQTICANEPYKGKEPPPIPVIKNIVAKISGIDFSKETKKTVDIHKVSDGNYLIIVVNNMTFDNGGPYQMLKLESDNWVIKNPTAVEFQFVE; from the coding sequence ATGAAAATGTCAAGAATTTCTTTAATTCTGGGGGTTTCTCTTCTATCTGCCGCGCAAACGATTTGTGCGAATGAGCCATATAAAGGGAAAGAACCACCACCGATTCCTGTTATTAAGAATATAGTTGCTAAAATATCTGGTATAGATTTTTCTAAGGAAACCAAGAAAACTGTAGATATACATAAAGTCAGCGACGGGAATTACCTTATCATCGTGGTTAATAATATGACCTTTGATAATGGAGGACCCTACCAGATGTTGAAGCTCGAATCAGACAACTGGGTTATAAAAAACCCAACAGCAGTTGAATTCCAATTTGTAGAATAA
- a CDS encoding hypothetical protein (Evidence 5 : Unknown function), with the protein MRPVHRKKDPVAEVLAVAVAVVAVAVAVVAVAAVAAVVVAAVVALAAAAVVVVVLAVAVVGVGIRNHPRPGYTAIKLSFGW; encoded by the coding sequence ATGAGGCCCGTCCACAGGAAGAAAGATCCGGTGGCGGAGGTTTTGGCGGTGGCCGTGGCGGTCGTGGCGGTCGCGGTGGCGGTAGTGGCGGTGGCGGCGGTGGCGGCGGTCGTGGTGGCAGCGGTGGTGGCTTTGGCGGCGGCGGCGGTGGTGGTGGTGGTTTTGGCGGTGGCGGTGGTGGGCGTCGGTATTAGAAATCACCCCAGACCGGGATACACTGCCATTAAGTTAAGCTTCGGTTGGTAG
- a CDS encoding transposase, producing MKNSDGRSLDHSTLEYIRLQAVKAVRKGMSPREVGEIFGMHRSKVYEWVKKAKEMGLATLNAKPVPGRKSFINEQQEGILVFWLCAFTPLDFEFSTVLWTTEMIKTLIERKFSIYMSRSAVGRFLRRINLTPQRPVYRAIERDQFSVDNWINKEFPRIKELASNEGAIIYFLDEAGARTDYHAGTTWGLEGLTPIIPSTGGRYRINMIAAITSEGKMHFQIGPSSLNGGAFVEYLKILAQENSCPIYIVTDGYSAHHAKVVKEYLETTNGKVKIFFLPTYSPHLNPVELVWSNIKTQGIARHLIRNVEELKNKATQLLEDLKKSPEKVRELFKEESVQYAI from the coding sequence ATGAAAAATTCTGATGGACGTTCTCTCGATCACTCTACCCTTGAGTATATAAGGCTTCAAGCAGTAAAAGCTGTACGTAAAGGAATGTCTCCTAGGGAGGTGGGCGAGATTTTCGGTATGCACCGATCGAAGGTGTACGAATGGGTGAAGAAGGCAAAAGAGATGGGTCTAGCTACGTTAAATGCGAAACCTGTCCCTGGAAGAAAATCCTTCATCAATGAACAGCAAGAAGGAATACTAGTATTCTGGCTGTGCGCATTTACCCCATTGGATTTTGAATTCTCGACAGTCTTATGGACAACTGAAATGATAAAGACATTAATAGAGAGGAAATTTTCTATTTACATGAGTCGTTCCGCGGTGGGCCGTTTTTTGCGCCGCATTAATTTAACTCCACAACGGCCAGTATATCGTGCGATAGAGAGGGACCAATTTTCAGTAGATAATTGGATTAACAAAGAGTTTCCTAGAATCAAAGAGTTGGCAAGTAATGAGGGTGCTATAATCTATTTTCTTGATGAGGCTGGGGCGCGCACCGATTATCACGCGGGTACAACTTGGGGGCTAGAAGGTTTAACTCCCATAATTCCCTCCACTGGTGGACGTTATCGCATAAATATGATCGCTGCGATAACTTCTGAAGGAAAGATGCATTTCCAAATAGGTCCCTCATCGCTCAATGGTGGTGCGTTTGTTGAATATCTAAAAATTTTGGCTCAAGAGAATTCATGCCCCATCTATATTGTAACAGACGGGTATTCTGCCCATCATGCAAAAGTAGTTAAGGAATATCTGGAGACGACAAATGGAAAGGTTAAAATATTCTTTCTTCCCACCTATTCTCCACACCTTAATCCTGTCGAGCTAGTATGGAGCAATATTAAGACACAAGGAATTGCGCGTCACCTTATTCGTAATGTGGAGGAGTTAAAAAATAAAGCTACTCAACTTTTAGAGGATTTAAAAAAATCGCCAGAGAAAGTCAGAGAACTTTTTAAAGAAGAATCCGTCCAATATGCTATTTAG
- a CDS encoding RNA-binding protein — MSKKLYVGNLSYSVSNRDLETMFAAHGMVTSASVIMDRDTGRSKGFGFVEMGSDKEAQAAISALHGKDVDGRSLTVNEARPQEERSGGGGFGGGRGGRGGRGGGSGGGGGGGGRGGSGGGFGGGGGGGGGFGGGGGGRRY, encoded by the coding sequence ATGAGTAAGAAATTGTACGTTGGTAACCTAAGTTATTCTGTAAGCAATCGTGATCTCGAAACCATGTTCGCCGCACATGGTATGGTAACGTCTGCGAGTGTAATCATGGATCGTGATACAGGCCGATCCAAAGGTTTTGGTTTTGTCGAGATGGGTAGTGATAAAGAGGCCCAGGCCGCCATTTCCGCTTTACATGGTAAAGATGTCGATGGGCGGAGTCTGACCGTTAATGAGGCCCGTCCACAGGAAGAAAGATCCGGTGGCGGAGGTTTTGGCGGTGGCCGTGGCGGTCGTGGCGGTCGCGGTGGCGGTAGTGGCGGTGGCGGCGGTGGCGGCGGTCGTGGTGGCAGCGGTGGTGGCTTTGGCGGCGGCGGCGGTGGTGGTGGTGGTTTTGGCGGTGGCGGTGGTGGGCGTCGGTATTAG
- the rbpA gene encoding putative RNA-binding protein RbpA (Evidence 3 : Putative function from multiple computational evidences) has translation MLRIYAGNLPPDLTEQEFTELFAAHGRVRSMDLARDIFSGRCRGFGFIEMEGHEARAAINALNGYSLRGNCLRVNEERPRGRVTGKRRR, from the coding sequence ATGCTGAGAATCTACGCCGGCAATTTACCACCCGACCTTACTGAGCAGGAATTCACTGAACTGTTCGCCGCGCATGGGCGGGTGCGTTCGATGGATTTGGCGCGCGATATCTTTAGTGGCCGCTGTCGCGGCTTTGGTTTTATTGAAATGGAAGGCCACGAGGCGCGTGCCGCGATCAATGCCTTGAATGGGTATTCTTTGCGTGGCAATTGTTTGCGTGTCAACGAAGAACGTCCTCGTGGACGAGTTACTGGTAAAAGGCGTCGTTAA
- a CDS encoding transposase, with translation MVLGRFSRPEQSDETMINVVIGAGHQGALLTVNERRSRLTLIVHAVSKEASVVVDAMISLLRPRAARAHTITTDNDKEFSQHQRIAKELNEEFYFVS, from the coding sequence ATGGTGCTAGGTCGTTTTTCCCGGCCAGAACAATCTGACGAAACGATGATTAATGTTGTCATCGGTGCCGGTCATCAAGGTGCATTACTGACCGTCAACGAGCGCCGTTCACGTCTCACGCTCATCGTCCATGCGGTTAGCAAGGAGGCCTCCGTCGTGGTGGACGCGATGATTTCCCTGCTCAGACCCCGCGCCGCTCGCGCTCATACTATCACGACCGACAACGACAAGGAGTTTTCCCAACATCAACGGATCGCCAAGGAGTTGAATGAGGAGTTCTACTTTGTGTCCTAA
- a CDS encoding formylglycine-generating enzyme encodes MLILRFLLIAIAMPLVISAMPLALAANCPLNSRQVQGLLAHEGYDPGVLNGSLTGQKTRAALKQYQRTQGLTETGVLDPTTCERLRTTAAEASPPAGGGTKGAPNESASPSAPGPSDSFKDANLQEATSPPPPTPPHPIPPTVKPKIRNYGAESLFRHPIQDGPMGPEMILIPPGCLAVGAESPHPPTHPVKEADSSASPSPSTKEEKQDEEAHVSPTVLTCLGEFALSRYEVTFEEYDRFAQATNRRLPNDAGFGRGRQPVIDVTWEDATAYAAWLAERTGESYRLPTETEWEYAARAGTDRIWPWGDELGMGQAVCRSCGTPWDFRSSAPVGNFPANSWGINDLGGNVWEWTCSPFVARSLFLGLFYSVQPPREGENKCAEPGKDNAWVMRGGSWFNLPEQLHNTYRTGQSTDYRYKTVGFRVAWSETKSPITHLTLKVTPPDAQIRLLNPERLGTANMELPSGRYHLRVEKPGFISFDNWTELTQLEQELRIDLKSLTRLTTQLPDSREPEHPISTLERGAELPKSRLTVQTDPADAKVTLLDPERPYTPTMELPRGRYRILAQAPSHESVEQTVELGQTGTTLAISLPWIEPVTNMVFIRVPAGSFQMGSPANESNRNAAEGPVHTVNITSFLIGKYDVTFDQWDACVAARGCSYRPFDQSWGRGNRPVINVSWFDAEEFAAWLSYKSGRKYRLPTESEWEYTMRAGTMTTYWWGNGLERIRANCDGCGSQWDNTQTAPAGSFSSNPWGLFDMTGNVWKWMCSIYANSYDGTENRCVGKDNRNLRSLRGGSWYNLQHWMRSAARYREAPDNRNSYTGFRLIGTSDK; translated from the coding sequence ATGTTGATCCTACGTTTTCTCTTGATCGCCATTGCGATGCCCCTGGTGATATCTGCTATGCCCCTCGCTCTTGCGGCGAATTGCCCTCTAAATAGTCGCCAAGTACAAGGCTTGCTGGCACATGAGGGATACGACCCTGGAGTGCTCAATGGCTCGTTGACCGGACAAAAAACCCGTGCGGCACTAAAGCAGTATCAACGAACGCAAGGGCTGACGGAGACCGGCGTCCTCGACCCAACCACATGCGAACGTCTGCGTACGACTGCCGCCGAGGCATCACCCCCTGCGGGAGGGGGGACAAAAGGTGCGCCCAACGAATCTGCTTCCCCGTCCGCACCCGGCCCCTCAGATTCGTTCAAGGATGCCAATCTCCAGGAAGCGACCTCTCCCCCGCCCCCCACTCCACCGCATCCGATACCCCCCACCGTCAAGCCAAAAATACGGAACTATGGCGCAGAATCGCTCTTTCGCCATCCCATCCAAGACGGACCAATGGGACCGGAGATGATCCTAATCCCGCCTGGGTGCCTAGCCGTGGGTGCTGAGTCCCCTCACCCACCCACCCACCCGGTCAAAGAGGCTGATTCCTCGGCCTCACCCTCCCCTTCCACCAAAGAAGAAAAACAGGATGAGGAGGCGCACGTATCGCCAACGGTCCTCACCTGCCTTGGCGAGTTCGCCTTGAGCCGCTATGAGGTGACCTTCGAGGAATACGACCGCTTCGCCCAAGCCACCAATCGGCGTTTACCGAATGACGCCGGCTTTGGACGGGGCCGCCAGCCGGTGATCGATGTCACTTGGGAAGATGCTACAGCCTATGCCGCTTGGCTCGCGGAACGAACCGGAGAGAGCTACCGACTTCCTACAGAAACAGAATGGGAATACGCCGCACGGGCCGGCACCGACCGCATCTGGCCGTGGGGAGACGAACTGGGGATGGGGCAAGCGGTGTGTCGTAGCTGCGGTACCCCCTGGGATTTCCGTAGCTCCGCACCAGTCGGCAATTTTCCCGCCAACTCCTGGGGCATCAATGATCTCGGGGGAAATGTATGGGAGTGGACCTGTTCCCCCTTCGTTGCTCGATCACTGTTCCTCGGACTATTCTATTCCGTTCAACCTCCTCGTGAAGGAGAAAACAAATGTGCAGAACCTGGGAAAGATAATGCCTGGGTAATGCGTGGCGGTTCCTGGTTCAATCTCCCGGAGCAATTGCATAATACTTATCGTACCGGTCAGTCCACCGACTATCGCTACAAAACCGTAGGTTTCCGGGTCGCCTGGAGTGAAACAAAATCCCCCATCACCCACCTCACGCTGAAAGTAACACCTCCTGATGCGCAAATACGACTACTCAATCCAGAGCGACTCGGTACTGCTAATATGGAATTACCGTCAGGTCGTTATCACTTACGCGTAGAGAAACCAGGCTTTATCTCATTCGATAATTGGACAGAATTGACACAACTGGAACAAGAATTACGCATCGATCTAAAATCCCTCACCCGACTAACAACACAGCTCCCCGATTCCCGTGAACCGGAACACCCAATCTCCACCCTCGAGCGCGGAGCAGAATTGCCAAAGTCGCGCCTAACCGTACAAACTGACCCTGCCGATGCTAAAGTAACTCTATTGGATCCAGAACGGCCATATACGCCTACCATGGAACTACCTCGTGGCCGTTATCGCATTCTGGCACAGGCACCCAGCCACGAATCCGTTGAACAAACCGTCGAGCTTGGTCAAACGGGTACAACACTGGCAATATCCCTGCCTTGGATCGAACCAGTGACCAATATGGTTTTTATTCGGGTACCTGCGGGGAGTTTCCAAATGGGTTCCCCTGCCAATGAATCGAATCGTAATGCCGCCGAAGGCCCGGTCCATACTGTCAATATCACCTCTTTCCTCATCGGAAAATATGACGTAACCTTCGATCAATGGGACGCCTGTGTGGCAGCCCGTGGTTGTAGCTACCGGCCATTCGATCAAAGTTGGGGTCGGGGTAATCGTCCAGTAATCAATGTATCATGGTTTGATGCCGAGGAATTTGCAGCCTGGTTAAGTTATAAAAGCGGTCGCAAATATCGCCTACCAACCGAATCAGAGTGGGAATACACCATGCGTGCCGGGACCATGACCACCTACTGGTGGGGAAATGGGCTAGAGCGTATTCGGGCCAACTGTGATGGTTGCGGTAGTCAATGGGACAATACCCAAACAGCACCAGCGGGTTCCTTCTCATCCAACCCATGGGGCCTATTCGATATGACGGGGAATGTGTGGAAATGGATGTGTTCAATATACGCTAATAGCTATGACGGCACTGAAAACCGCTGCGTAGGGAAGGATAATAGAAATCTTCGCAGCCTGCGTGGCGGTTCTTGGTACAATCTCCAACATTGGATGCGCTCAGCCGCTCGCTATCGTGAGGCACCGGATAATCGAAACAGCTACACTGGTTTCCGCTTGATTGGAACGTCTGATAAATAA